In Mercenaria mercenaria strain notata chromosome 13, MADL_Memer_1, whole genome shotgun sequence, a single window of DNA contains:
- the LOC123529668 gene encoding carbohydrate sulfotransferase 11-like isoform X2, with translation MRRRVIKLDEECKKLVKNGSEFRNIQKSKLDHLIVDDRYKVMYCYVPKVACTNLKRVFLLLSGKMNETDPLKLKSGDVHAGFDKYLTYLDTFSAAGIKYRFLHYKKVIFVREPLERVLSAYRNKFVQQGNDYFKEKFGRKIIKRFRENPSEKSLMKGDDVTFKEFVQYLLDRKTIEQGYNEHWESFHDLCHPCHIRYNYIGNYETLDDDVNGLLKILEVEDKIQFPDRGDMYKTLKTEDILLKFYQELEPQMLTKLWKIYAKDYAIFDYEIPPTLKKLMKQVH, from the coding sequence ATGAGAAGACGTGTAATCAAGCTGGATGAAGAGTGTAAAAAGCTAGTCAAGAATGGATCTGAATTCCGAAACATACAGAAATCCAAGTTAGATCATTTAATTGTAGATGATCGGTATAAAGTTATGTACTGTTATGTGCCAAAAGTTGCGTGTACGAATCTCAAACGTGTATTTTTATTGCTCAGTGGTAAGATGAATGAGACAGACCCGCTGAAACTAAAATCTGGTGATGTGCATGCAGGTTTTGATAAATACCTCACTTACTTAGATACTTTCTCTGCTGCAGGCATTAAGTATCGATTTCTTCATTACAAAAAGGTAATATTTGTTAGAGAACCTTTAGAACGTGTACTGTCTGCGTATAGGAATAAATTTGTTCAACAAGGGAATGATTACTTCAAGGAAAAATTTGGGAGAAAGATAATCAAAAGGTTCCGAGAAAATCCAAGTGAGAAATCCTTAATGAAAGGGGATGATGTGACTTTTAAAGAGTTTGTGCAATATTTGTTAGATCGTAAAACGATTGAGCAAGGTTACAATGAACACTGGGAGTCATTCCATGACCTTTGTCACCCTTGTCATATACGGTATAACTATATTGGAAATTACGAGACTTTAGATGATGATGTTAATGGCCTCCTGAAGATTCTCGAAGTGGAGGATAAAATCCAGTTTCCTGACAGAGGGGACATGTACAAAACATTGAAAACTGAAGATATACTGCTGAAGTTTTATCAGGAATTGGAACCACAAATGCTGACGAAGCTGTGGAAAATATATGCCAAAGATTATGCTATATTTGATTATGAAATCCCACCAACCTTAAAGAAATTGATGAAACAGGTACATTGA